In Verrucomicrobiia bacterium, a genomic segment contains:
- a CDS encoding DUF1592 domain-containing protein produces the protein MDFDRKTAGWKNHQRLAGCRFAAVLVGFAAVLMMVSRDVSAADAKGKGPDWKSIQPALEKYCYDCHGGAKTKGDVDLKRLSADPTVAKEFDLWNRVNIAMEKGEMPPDNKPQLKSADKKKVQQWLVASLDEAVRANAGDPGPVTLRRLTNAEYDYTIRDLTGISYNLGKEFLPDGGGGEGFSNIGDVLFTSPQQLDKYLTAARKLADHATILPGSGIVFQNSRVGLRGPDQLRAQGEQSLYVWYQKMAAPHLPKDEENLREADYMLACWKFKHKELTGAQSLEQLAKEGNLYPAFLENWWSTLNSKEPQSRYLDLTRIPWQQLPGPDAKNLKVVPEAVKAALAEIDEQRKSWYDPKRSWASIQRVQQDSDGIQAWPLLVETKGSNQVHIVIGDVADGNVGDFVTLENLNIEWSRQKQKNYFAWLQERLKGDREALTAVEAGKAQGTNVLSAEKLKARITEGEKVAGYFGKDPQGKKVEANVISVKAPVVMTLPFPEDAARLRGSGKLDIYSPEAEAASVQWMATVGAPLNPTNVLPGVLTVWKRSTPVHHKLMGEFERMKNVFPDIFDRRMEEVARNFHRGGKGPGVYYFSDAQLSALLPDAEKKHMVEMLEDWRFVRNKNLPAKQTAEWDEKLRAHLEKFTAQAWRRPLVDAEKQELAKIYNDARKRELDQESSAREVLVRVMVSPNFLFKLEESVGPTDVHPVTSWELASRLSYFLWSSMPDEALRKAAADGSLAKPEVLDREVKRMLKDPRTVAMAREFGGQWLEFHGFDEHKSVDQNKYPQFTSEIRADMQEEALKFFSYIVQEDRPVREILLGDYTFLNERLATYYGIPNVKGGEFQKISVSAYQRGGLLGMGSVLTKTSYPQRTSPVVRGNWLLKSVLGTPVPPPPNDVPKLDEDATKPKSLRERLERHRADKACASCHDKIDPLGFALERFDAVGRRRMVDEVGVSVDASAQFKDGTKFDDFAGLKQHLEGRQAEFNALMCRKLVGFALGRPVLPTDKLLIEEMQKNLNASEGRFSAAVLTVVHSKQFLNRRNE, from the coding sequence ATGGATTTTGATAGAAAAACAGCGGGATGGAAAAACCATCAAAGACTGGCTGGATGCCGGTTTGCAGCGGTATTGGTCGGATTTGCCGCGGTATTGATGATGGTTTCTAGGGATGTGTCCGCTGCTGATGCCAAGGGCAAGGGGCCGGATTGGAAGAGCATTCAGCCTGCGTTGGAGAAGTATTGCTACGATTGTCACGGTGGCGCGAAGACGAAGGGGGATGTGGATCTTAAACGGCTTTCCGCCGATCCGACGGTGGCGAAGGAGTTCGATCTGTGGAACCGGGTGAACATCGCGATGGAAAAGGGGGAGATGCCGCCGGATAACAAGCCGCAGCTCAAGTCAGCGGATAAAAAGAAGGTGCAGCAGTGGTTGGTAGCCTCACTGGATGAGGCGGTTCGCGCGAATGCGGGTGATCCGGGGCCGGTGACACTCCGTCGCCTGACGAATGCGGAGTATGATTATACGATCCGCGATCTGACGGGCATTTCCTATAATCTGGGAAAAGAGTTTCTGCCGGATGGTGGCGGTGGTGAGGGGTTCTCGAATATCGGGGATGTGCTGTTCACGAGTCCGCAGCAGCTCGACAAGTATCTGACGGCGGCGCGCAAGCTGGCGGATCATGCGACGATTCTGCCGGGCTCGGGCATCGTTTTCCAAAATTCTCGAGTGGGATTGCGCGGGCCGGATCAGTTGCGGGCGCAGGGAGAGCAGTCTTTGTATGTGTGGTATCAGAAGATGGCGGCACCGCATCTGCCGAAGGATGAGGAGAATCTGCGGGAGGCGGATTACATGCTGGCGTGCTGGAAGTTCAAACATAAGGAGCTAACGGGAGCGCAGTCCCTAGAGCAGTTGGCGAAGGAGGGGAATCTTTATCCGGCGTTTTTGGAGAATTGGTGGAGCACGCTGAACAGCAAGGAGCCACAATCGCGCTATCTCGATTTGACGCGTATTCCGTGGCAGCAGTTGCCGGGGCCGGATGCAAAGAATCTGAAAGTGGTGCCGGAGGCGGTGAAGGCGGCGTTGGCAGAGATCGATGAGCAGCGGAAGTCTTGGTATGATCCGAAGCGGAGCTGGGCGAGCATCCAACGGGTGCAGCAGGATTCTGATGGTATCCAGGCGTGGCCGCTGCTGGTGGAGACAAAGGGGAGCAATCAGGTTCACATCGTCATCGGTGATGTGGCGGATGGGAATGTGGGCGACTTCGTGACCCTGGAGAATCTGAACATCGAGTGGTCACGACAGAAGCAGAAGAATTATTTTGCGTGGTTGCAGGAGCGGTTGAAGGGGGATCGTGAGGCATTGACGGCGGTGGAAGCGGGGAAGGCGCAGGGGACGAATGTGTTATCGGCTGAGAAGTTGAAGGCGCGGATTACGGAGGGGGAGAAAGTGGCGGGGTATTTTGGCAAAGATCCGCAGGGGAAGAAAGTCGAAGCGAATGTCATCAGTGTGAAAGCACCCGTGGTGATGACGTTGCCGTTCCCGGAAGATGCAGCGCGGCTGCGTGGGAGTGGCAAGTTGGATATCTATTCGCCGGAGGCGGAAGCGGCATCGGTGCAATGGATGGCGACGGTGGGTGCTCCGCTTAATCCGACCAATGTATTGCCGGGGGTATTGACGGTGTGGAAGCGTTCGACGCCGGTGCATCATAAGTTGATGGGCGAGTTTGAGCGGATGAAGAATGTTTTCCCGGATATCTTCGACCGGCGTATGGAGGAAGTGGCGCGGAATTTCCATCGTGGTGGGAAAGGACCGGGCGTTTATTATTTCAGTGATGCACAGTTGTCTGCGTTACTGCCGGATGCGGAGAAGAAGCACATGGTGGAGATGCTGGAGGACTGGCGTTTCGTGCGGAACAAGAATCTGCCGGCGAAGCAAACGGCGGAGTGGGATGAGAAATTGCGCGCGCATCTGGAGAAGTTCACGGCGCAGGCTTGGCGGCGGCCTTTGGTGGATGCGGAGAAGCAAGAGCTCGCGAAGATCTATAATGATGCGCGGAAGCGGGAGCTGGATCAGGAATCGTCGGCGCGCGAGGTGTTGGTGCGCGTGATGGTGTCGCCGAACTTCCTCTTCAAGCTGGAGGAATCGGTTGGGCCGACGGATGTGCATCCGGTGACATCGTGGGAATTGGCGAGCAGGCTCAGTTACTTCCTGTGGTCATCCATGCCGGATGAAGCACTGCGCAAGGCCGCGGCGGATGGCAGTCTCGCGAAGCCGGAAGTGCTGGATCGGGAAGTGAAGCGGATGTTGAAAGATCCGCGAACGGTGGCGATGGCGCGGGAGTTCGGCGGGCAATGGTTGGAGTTCCACGGTTTCGATGAGCATAAGTCTGTGGATCAAAACAAGTATCCGCAATTCACCAGTGAGATACGGGCGGATATGCAGGAGGAGGCGTTAAAATTCTTCAGCTACATCGTGCAGGAAGACCGGCCGGTGCGGGAGATTTTGCTGGGTGATTACACGTTCTTGAATGAGCGGTTGGCGACGTATTACGGCATCCCGAATGTGAAGGGCGGGGAGTTTCAAAAGATCTCCGTGTCCGCCTATCAACGTGGTGGTTTGCTCGGCATGGGCAGTGTGTTGACGAAGACTTCTTATCCACAACGTACGAGTCCGGTGGTGCGGGGTAACTGGTTGTTGAAGTCGGTATTGGGCACGCCGGTGCCGCCGCCGCCGAATGATGTACCGAAGCTGGATGAGGATGCGACGAAGCCGAAGAGCCTGCGTGAGCGGTTGGAGCGGCATCGCGCAGACAAGGCGTGTGCTTCGTGCCATGACAAGATCGATCCGCTGGGCTTCGCGCTGGAGCGATTTGATGCGGTGGGGCGTCGTCGCATGGTGGATGAAGTGGGGGTTTCCGTAGATGCGTCTGCGCAGTTCAAGGATGGGACGAAGTTCGATGACTTCGCCGGATTGAAGCAACATCTGGAAGGGCGGCAGGCGGAGTTCAATGCGTTGATGTGCCGGAAGCTGGTGGGTTTTGCGCTGGGTCGTCCGGTGTTGCCGACGGACAAACTGTTGATCGAAGAGATGCAGAAAAATTTAAATGCATCGGAAGGACGTTTCTCCGCGGCTGTGCTGACGGTGGTTCACAGCAAGCAGTTCCTGAACCGGCGCAATGAGTAA
- a CDS encoding sulfatase-like hydrolase/transferase: MKKSSLLLFALLLVGFGPSVSTFAAESKPAKPNVILILIDDMGWGDFSCFGNKDAKTPNIDRLASEGIRFTQFYVNSPICSPSRCALMTGQYPQRWKITSFLNNRADNARRGVANWLDPQAPFLARTLRDAGYATGHFGKWHLGGQRDVDEAPPISAYGIDESLTNFEGMGPKLLPLTLKPGDTEPARIWGDAERLGGPVVWMQRSRITTGFIEAAIPFMNRASAAGKPFYVNLWPDDVHSPFWPPVDKWKQTKREIYCSVLEEMDRQFGKLFDHIRNTPALRDNTLILMCSDNGPEPGAGSAGPFRGTKGTLYEGGTRSPLIAWAPGLQAKAKVGTENQTSVFAAFDLAPSILSLAKVPLPANAKLDGENIAPILLGESTASRTASIHWRRPPDRKTVGPANPQPLPDLAIREGDWKLLCNYDGTKPELYNLATDHIESTNVAEQNPEIVARLTKAAVTWHQSLPPDNGPALGDPANAPSPKAKKKNK; this comes from the coding sequence ATGAAAAAATCATCTTTGCTGCTTTTTGCACTTCTCCTAGTAGGATTTGGTCCCAGCGTCAGCACCTTCGCCGCCGAATCAAAACCCGCCAAACCCAACGTCATCCTCATACTCATCGATGATATGGGCTGGGGCGATTTCTCCTGCTTCGGCAACAAAGACGCGAAGACCCCAAACATCGACCGCCTCGCCTCCGAAGGCATCCGCTTCACCCAATTCTACGTCAATTCCCCCATCTGCTCCCCCTCTCGCTGCGCGCTGATGACCGGCCAATACCCGCAACGCTGGAAGATCACTTCCTTCCTCAATAACCGCGCGGATAATGCCCGCCGCGGCGTCGCCAACTGGCTCGATCCCCAAGCCCCCTTCCTCGCCCGCACCTTGCGTGACGCCGGTTATGCCACCGGCCACTTCGGCAAATGGCACCTCGGCGGGCAGCGCGATGTCGATGAAGCCCCACCCATCAGTGCTTACGGTATCGACGAATCCCTCACCAATTTCGAAGGCATGGGCCCCAAGCTCCTCCCCCTCACCCTCAAGCCCGGCGATACCGAACCCGCCCGCATCTGGGGCGATGCCGAACGCCTCGGCGGCCCCGTCGTCTGGATGCAACGCTCCCGCATCACCACCGGTTTTATCGAAGCCGCCATCCCCTTCATGAACCGCGCCTCCGCCGCTGGAAAACCATTTTATGTGAACCTCTGGCCTGATGACGTCCACAGCCCCTTCTGGCCACCCGTCGATAAATGGAAACAAACCAAACGCGAGATATACTGCTCCGTGCTTGAAGAGATGGACCGCCAATTCGGCAAACTCTTCGACCACATCCGCAACACTCCCGCCCTGCGTGATAACACCCTCATCCTCATGTGCTCCGATAACGGCCCCGAGCCCGGCGCAGGCAGTGCTGGTCCTTTCCGCGGCACCAAAGGCACCTTGTATGAAGGCGGCACCCGCTCTCCACTCATCGCTTGGGCTCCCGGCCTTCAAGCAAAAGCCAAAGTCGGCACTGAGAATCAAACCTCCGTCTTCGCCGCCTTCGACCTCGCCCCTTCCATCCTCTCCCTCGCCAAAGTTCCTTTGCCCGCGAACGCAAAACTCGATGGCGAAAACATCGCCCCCATTCTCCTCGGCGAAAGCACCGCTTCAAGAACCGCCTCCATCCACTGGCGTCGCCCGCCCGATCGCAAAACCGTCGGCCCCGCCAATCCTCAACCCCTCCCCGACCTCGCCATCCGCGAAGGCGATTGGAAACTCCTCTGCAATTACGACGGCACCAAACCAGAACTCTACAATCTCGCCACTGACCACATCGAATCCACCAACGTCGCCGAACAAAACCCCGAGATCGTCGCCCGCCTCACCAAAGCCGCCGTCACCTGGCACCAATCCCTTCCACCCGATAACGGCCCCGCTCTAGGCGACCCAGCCAACGCCCCCTCCCCCAAAGCAAAAAAGAAAAATAAGTAG
- a CDS encoding DNA topoisomerase IB produces the protein MNTLGIHRSHNTHSPTYTQNGKLLHNLPTLTRIKSLAIPPAWRDVWINPSPTAPLQATGRDARGRKQYIYHPDWRASRERHKYRRILRFATQLPHIRRRVRHDLKLKTPTLLKVQATIVSLLDRSLIRIGNPEYARQNRSYGLTTLRDSQVSISAHKIAFHFRGKSKKIHDIELKDRKLAGIVRQCRDLPGEHLFQYLDEDGNRHKITSSDVNHYLRELSDAEFSAKDFRTWSATVLMISELLKTEPCTNISATKRTLKACLSSVAERLGNTPAICRKSYIHPIILKTYLSKNKLPSLKNTGPIPRGFTKPESTAFHLLTKLLRKRVKS, from the coding sequence TTGAACACTTTGGGCATCCACCGCTCCCACAACACCCATTCCCCCACCTACACCCAAAACGGCAAACTCCTCCATAACCTTCCGACCCTCACCCGCATCAAATCCCTCGCCATCCCGCCCGCTTGGCGCGATGTCTGGATAAATCCTTCCCCCACCGCCCCGCTCCAAGCCACCGGCCGCGATGCCCGTGGCCGCAAGCAATACATCTATCACCCCGACTGGCGCGCCTCCCGTGAACGCCACAAATACCGCCGCATCCTTCGCTTCGCCACGCAACTTCCTCACATCCGCCGCCGTGTCCGACACGATCTGAAACTCAAAACTCCCACGCTGCTTAAAGTCCAGGCCACCATCGTATCCCTGCTCGACCGCAGCCTCATCCGCATCGGCAATCCCGAATACGCCCGTCAGAACCGCTCCTACGGACTCACCACCCTGCGCGATTCCCAAGTCAGCATCTCCGCTCACAAGATCGCCTTCCATTTCCGTGGCAAAAGCAAAAAGATTCACGACATCGAATTGAAAGACCGCAAACTCGCCGGCATCGTCCGCCAATGCCGCGACCTCCCCGGTGAACACCTCTTCCAATACCTTGATGAAGACGGCAACCGCCACAAGATCACCTCATCCGATGTGAACCACTACCTTCGCGAACTCAGTGATGCCGAATTCAGCGCCAAAGATTTCCGCACCTGGTCGGCCACTGTCTTGATGATCTCAGAACTCCTGAAAACTGAACCCTGCACCAACATCTCCGCCACGAAGCGTACCCTGAAAGCCTGCCTCAGCTCCGTCGCCGAACGCCTCGGCAACACCCCCGCCATCTGTCGCAAATCCTACATCCACCCCATAATCCTTAAAACCTACTTAAGTAAAAACAAACTCCCCTCTCTCAAAAATACTGGCCCCATCCCTCGCGGCTTCACCAAACCAGAATCCACCGCCTTCCACCTCCTCACTAAACTCCTGCGCAAACGCGTTAAGAGTTAA
- a CDS encoding SRPBCC family protein: MPATKTSHERPPVIESGEGIKVVRTIVIHRPAHELYNFWRKLDNLPKFMPDLISVTQKSQTDSHWIAKGPMGNEIGWDAEIINETSGRLIAWQTKLGTKMAHAGTVRFDPVAGGTATAVTVTVEYDPPGGRFTNVLAKMVGKDPGHEIEDSLERLKKLVEL; the protein is encoded by the coding sequence ATGCCAGCAACAAAAACTTCCCATGAGCGGCCTCCCGTGATTGAAAGCGGGGAGGGTATCAAAGTGGTGCGGACCATCGTCATCCATCGGCCAGCGCATGAATTGTATAACTTTTGGAGGAAACTCGACAACCTTCCGAAGTTCATGCCGGATCTGATATCGGTGACGCAAAAGTCGCAAACAGACTCGCACTGGATTGCGAAAGGACCGATGGGAAACGAGATCGGCTGGGATGCGGAAATCATCAATGAGACTTCAGGACGGTTAATCGCGTGGCAGACGAAACTAGGAACTAAGATGGCGCATGCAGGAACGGTGCGTTTCGATCCTGTGGCAGGTGGAACAGCGACGGCGGTCACAGTGACAGTGGAGTATGATCCGCCGGGTGGAAGATTCACAAATGTGCTGGCGAAGATGGTGGGGAAAGATCCGGGGCATGAGATCGAGGACAGTTTGGAGAGGTTGAAGAAGCTGGTGGAGTTGTGA
- a CDS encoding glycosyltransferase: MQMDAPLVTIIMRSYNEAWALRDTLPALKAQDYQNWELIVIDSGSTDGSADLIKAAQPRTFIQIAPHEYNPSRVMNMGMELARSEFGIFINADATPQGNNWLRPLVNGLQNPQVAAVYGRQIPRPDCQAVYAHDYERCFGLNREADKWDHFFSMANSGIRKDIWAKRGFSERFQYSEDDEYTRWCRSKGYEVVYVPESVAMHSHNYTTAQAYKRSFGEGKALAGVWPGTAEDYGWAGKVLFGWANDSRKDLKYCLRNGRLKEWPHAVGIRWQQRKAKYDGFHEGWTVYRGNSRADGMPTAISS, from the coding sequence ATGCAAATGGATGCGCCATTGGTCACGATCATCATGCGTTCTTACAACGAAGCGTGGGCGTTGCGGGACACGTTGCCTGCGTTGAAGGCCCAGGATTATCAAAATTGGGAATTGATCGTGATCGATTCAGGCTCGACGGATGGTTCAGCGGATTTGATCAAGGCGGCGCAGCCGAGGACATTTATCCAGATAGCACCGCACGAATATAATCCTTCTCGTGTCATGAACATGGGCATGGAACTGGCGCGTTCGGAGTTCGGGATATTCATCAATGCGGATGCGACACCACAGGGGAACAACTGGTTGAGGCCGCTAGTGAATGGATTGCAAAATCCTCAGGTGGCAGCGGTGTATGGGCGGCAGATACCGCGTCCTGATTGTCAGGCGGTGTATGCGCATGATTACGAACGGTGCTTCGGGCTGAATCGTGAGGCGGACAAGTGGGATCATTTCTTCAGCATGGCGAATAGCGGCATCCGGAAAGATATTTGGGCCAAGCGCGGATTCAGTGAACGTTTTCAGTATTCAGAGGATGATGAGTATACGCGCTGGTGCCGGAGCAAAGGCTATGAGGTGGTGTATGTGCCGGAATCGGTGGCGATGCATTCGCACAATTACACGACGGCACAGGCTTACAAACGGAGCTTCGGTGAAGGCAAGGCGTTGGCGGGTGTCTGGCCGGGCACTGCGGAAGATTACGGCTGGGCAGGGAAGGTGTTGTTCGGTTGGGCAAATGACAGCCGCAAAGATCTCAAATACTGCCTACGAAATGGACGGTTGAAGGAGTGGCCACATGCGGTGGGCATCCGCTGGCAGCAGCGGAAGGCGAAGTATGACGGGTTCCACGAGGGGTGGACCGTTTATCGTGGCAATAGCAGGGCTGATGGCATGCCAACTGCTATTTCGAGCTAG
- a CDS encoding glycosyltransferase encodes MRNTPHISIGIIAWNEEESIEATLDSLFRQSLFSRLAEQCLSVEIICAANGCTDRTVELADAFFKKQQETHPFRHTFTTLTANLTTRGKTNAWNVFVHQLSDRQSFYLMLMDADIVITSPDTLWNMYMTLQKNSEASVSVDQPIKDIAVKGHRDLFSHISLTTSQMTQASSVQLTGQLYCIRAEVARRIYLPRDLIIDDGFIKNLVCTDFLTVPSNPNRVVLAPEAAHIFEAYMSPSAVFRNQKRQMIGQTILHVLVDKELKGLAPQCAPDFATYLKEREQTEPDWLKIAIGEHIRSLTFFWQIFPDAISFRFKRWLRLRPLARIKAFPATCAGFLISLAATWCAYRFLKNGYTSYWPDTRSQGLKTLTLNNNPNPAG; translated from the coding sequence ATGAGGAACACGCCCCATATTTCCATCGGCATCATTGCGTGGAATGAAGAAGAGTCCATTGAGGCGACTCTCGACTCCCTCTTTCGTCAATCCCTCTTCAGCCGCTTGGCGGAACAATGCCTGAGCGTGGAGATCATCTGCGCCGCCAATGGTTGCACGGATCGCACTGTGGAACTCGCCGACGCCTTCTTCAAGAAGCAGCAGGAGACCCACCCCTTCCGGCATACATTCACCACCTTGACCGCAAATCTCACCACTCGCGGCAAGACCAATGCCTGGAACGTTTTCGTCCATCAGCTCTCTGACCGGCAATCCTTTTATCTGATGCTGATGGATGCAGACATCGTCATCACCAGCCCCGATACGCTGTGGAACATGTACATGACGCTTCAGAAAAACTCTGAAGCGTCCGTTTCCGTGGATCAGCCCATCAAAGACATCGCAGTGAAAGGCCATCGCGATCTCTTCTCTCACATTTCCCTGACCACCTCGCAGATGACGCAAGCCAGCTCTGTACAGCTCACCGGTCAGCTCTACTGCATCCGTGCTGAAGTCGCCCGCCGCATCTATCTCCCGCGCGATCTCATCATTGATGACGGCTTCATCAAGAATCTCGTCTGCACCGATTTTCTCACCGTTCCATCCAATCCCAACCGCGTTGTTCTCGCTCCCGAAGCCGCCCACATCTTCGAGGCTTACATGTCTCCCTCGGCGGTGTTCCGCAATCAGAAGCGTCAGATGATCGGCCAGACCATCTTGCATGTATTAGTGGATAAAGAACTCAAAGGCTTGGCGCCGCAATGCGCTCCCGACTTCGCCACATATTTGAAAGAACGCGAACAGACCGAGCCCGATTGGCTGAAGATCGCCATTGGCGAACACATCCGCAGCCTCACGTTCTTTTGGCAGATTTTTCCTGATGCCATCAGCTTCCGCTTTAAACGCTGGCTGCGCTTGCGTCCCCTCGCTCGCATCAAGGCGTTCCCCGCCACCTGTGCCGGTTTCCTCATCAGCTTGGCGGCGACATGGTGCGCCTATCGCTTTCTCAAGAACGGTTACACCTCCTACTGGCCGGATACCCGAAGCCAGGGACTTAAAACTTTGACGCTAAACAACAACCCAAATCCTGCCGGCTAA
- a CDS encoding class I SAM-dependent methyltransferase — MNGTLSQKVGRIVCDFALHPNYVPRYMTRSIMPGQSPLDMEIPWFSFAAIDFLDTYLRPDMTVCEYGSGGSTVFFARRVKSVYSIEDNAEWFNRVQASIQQKGLTNATMTLQPYDFKDAVDFDKSGYLHAIPDQKFDVIVVDGAEEWTPVRPTCFNLAQKHIKPGGIIVVDDSWRYVALRESSLAKDIRVFESVGPCRPGVTSTDIYFY; from the coding sequence ATGAACGGAACCCTCTCACAAAAAGTTGGCCGCATCGTTTGCGATTTCGCTCTTCACCCGAACTATGTCCCCCGCTACATGACCCGCAGCATCATGCCGGGCCAGTCGCCTCTGGACATGGAAATCCCCTGGTTCTCTTTCGCCGCCATCGATTTTCTCGACACTTATCTGCGTCCCGACATGACCGTGTGTGAATATGGTTCCGGCGGCTCCACGGTGTTCTTCGCCCGCCGTGTCAAATCCGTCTACTCCATCGAGGACAACGCCGAATGGTTCAATCGCGTGCAAGCCAGCATTCAGCAAAAAGGACTGACGAATGCCACGATGACGTTGCAGCCCTATGATTTCAAAGATGCTGTAGACTTCGATAAATCCGGCTACCTCCATGCCATCCCTGATCAAAAATTCGATGTGATCGTGGTCGATGGCGCCGAAGAATGGACGCCGGTCCGTCCCACCTGCTTTAACCTCGCACAAAAGCACATCAAGCCCGGCGGCATCATCGTGGTGGATGATTCCTGGCGCTATGTGGCTCTGCGTGAAAGCAGCTTGGCCAAGGACATTCGCGTGTTTGAGAGTGTCGGCCCCTGCCGCCCCGGTGTGACCAGCACGGACATCTACTTCTACTAA
- a CDS encoding O-antigen ligase family protein: MDAKDLIGLTIATLATALGTVLCSLSQRIRELAFFFLIAGTVVTDRIDINFVSHYWYRGTTRGFEFSLLDVLAISLLLGQLFHLFSTRGRIFWPASLAFMLLYVSFAGISILFADPKIYGLFELSKMLRCIVVFTATALFVRSERELMILVFALCCIMGLECLLSIKQRYLNGVYRATGTLEHPNSLSMYVCMVTPLLVAAYTSNITKYLRWMCFAAIGCACLSILLTLSRAGIPIFAMIMLGTMALCGSWKITIQKIAIGVAALMVVSFITYKSWDSLQARFGEASFHDEYLDTEKEGRGVYLRIAWTILQDKPFGVGLNNWSYWVSKTYGEQVGLWYEDYDDLEYQPDKVNLPSFHYAAPAHNLMALTAGELGFIGLGLFLLLWARWFWMGQVFIWRRAQTTIHRFGVGLFFGVMGVFLQSVTEWTYRQTAIAFAFHIFLGTLASLYYWRKHTTPAPTRRVAVRQAPREEEYELVTAGERE; encoded by the coding sequence ATGGACGCCAAGGACCTAATCGGACTGACCATTGCCACATTGGCAACGGCATTGGGGACTGTGCTGTGCAGCTTGTCACAGCGCATCCGGGAACTGGCGTTCTTCTTTCTCATCGCGGGCACCGTCGTCACAGACCGCATTGATATCAACTTCGTGAGCCACTACTGGTACCGCGGCACCACGCGTGGCTTCGAGTTCTCTCTATTGGATGTGCTGGCCATCAGCCTGCTGCTTGGCCAGCTCTTCCATCTTTTCTCCACGCGAGGACGCATATTCTGGCCCGCCAGTTTGGCTTTCATGCTCCTCTACGTCTCCTTTGCGGGGATTTCCATCCTCTTCGCTGATCCGAAGATCTATGGCCTATTTGAATTGTCCAAGATGCTGCGCTGCATCGTCGTATTCACCGCTACCGCTCTCTTCGTACGCAGTGAACGCGAATTGATGATCCTCGTCTTTGCCCTGTGTTGTATCATGGGTTTGGAGTGTCTCTTATCTATCAAGCAGCGTTATCTGAATGGAGTCTACCGTGCCACCGGCACCTTGGAACATCCGAACAGCCTCTCGATGTATGTCTGCATGGTCACCCCGTTGCTAGTGGCTGCTTACACATCGAACATCACAAAATACCTTCGCTGGATGTGTTTCGCGGCCATTGGTTGCGCCTGCCTTTCCATACTCCTCACTCTTTCGCGAGCTGGGATTCCCATCTTTGCGATGATCATGCTGGGTACTATGGCTCTGTGCGGTTCGTGGAAGATCACGATCCAAAAAATCGCCATCGGTGTTGCCGCCCTGATGGTCGTCAGTTTCATCACCTACAAGTCATGGGACTCGCTGCAAGCTCGCTTCGGTGAAGCCTCCTTTCACGACGAGTATCTGGATACGGAAAAAGAAGGACGCGGCGTTTACCTGCGCATCGCCTGGACCATTCTACAAGACAAGCCTTTCGGCGTCGGCCTGAACAACTGGTCATACTGGGTCAGCAAAACTTACGGTGAACAGGTCGGCCTGTGGTATGAAGACTACGATGACCTCGAATACCAGCCGGATAAGGTGAACCTCCCCAGCTTCCACTACGCCGCTCCCGCCCACAATCTCATGGCTCTCACTGCCGGTGAACTGGGCTTCATCGGTCTAGGACTCTTCTTGCTGCTTTGGGCTCGCTGGTTCTGGATGGGGCAAGTCTTCATCTGGCGTCGCGCTCAGACCACCATTCATCGCTTTGGTGTAGGGCTGTTCTTCGGCGTAATGGGCGTCTTCTTGCAAAGCGTTACTGAATGGACCTATCGCCAGACCGCCATCGCTTTCGCTTTCCATATTTTCCTCGGAACTTTGGCCAGTCTCTACTACTGGCGGAAACACACAACACCAGCACCAACTCGTCGCGTCGCCGTTCGACAGGCTCCGCGTGAAGAGGAATATGAATTGGTGACTGCGGGTGAAAGGGAATGA